A single region of the Syngnathus acus chromosome 6, fSynAcu1.2, whole genome shotgun sequence genome encodes:
- the c2cd4a gene encoding C2 calcium-dependent domain-containing protein 4A, translating to MWVVEKIRVSMESSVPPVSSTEFSFKISDIIFGDKSDKNKRISFFPNVITPDNIPEFCIPPTIPSLQEVKNPEQGRAARAAKASHCEVEVAHYEAPKPHIIQVESVDEGPFDGCSDEETTNADPQSQAALSLPHMAKAQTCYGFCTLLESPHTRRKESLFHSDPGSSPLLLPRSRSATCSKVTSSASPSPSSFSLNTLTSRLSPRGHHLNWQGAADSDTTSSTESSPFSSPLLTRCPAKSSIFKTLSHELLLSRNIRKATVSRNNSLSTDEGSSTDNSPNVMRRASDGLGEGLPGCYSLAPPTIFPVDLTLHKERVMKERMVPVGKDGSLRLSAEYCPDNQRLRVRLISAEGLYPLSVDCKIINCSVSISLAPGKVQKQRSTVIRKSRNPIFNEDFFFDGISEEDLAGRSLRFKVVNKMSTLKRDYMLGSCDLPLGSLVTLSN from the coding sequence ATGTGGGTAGTGGAGAAGATCCGTGTTTCAATGGAGAGCTCCGTCCCGCCCGTGTCGTCAACAGAATTCAGCTTCAAGATCAGCGACATCATATTTGGGGACAAAtcggacaaaaacaaaagaatttcctttttccctaaCGTCATCacccctgacaacatcccggaATTCTGCATCCCGCCTACCATCCCGTCCCTACAGGAGGTGAAAAATCCGGAGCAGGGCCGAGCTGCCCGCGCCGCCAAAGCGAGCCACTGCGAGGTGGAGGTGGCGCACTACGAGGCCCCCAAACCGCACATCATCCAGGTGGAGAGCGTGGACGAGGGTCCCTTTGACGGCTGTAGTGATGAGGAGACAACAAACGCCGATCCTCAAAGCCAAGCCGCTTTGTCCCTCCCCCACATGGCCAAAGCGCAGACCTGCTACGGCTTTTGCACCTTGCTGGAGAGCCCGCACACCAGGAGGAAGGAGTCTCTCTTCCACTCCGACCCGGGTTCCTCTCCCCTTCTGCTACCCAGGAGCCGATCGGCCACCTGCTCCAAAGTCACCTCGAGCGCCTCACCCTCACCTTCCTCCTTCAGCCTCAATACTCTGACCTCCCGTCTCTCGCCGAGAGGACACCATCTCAACTGGCAGGGGGCGGCCGACAGCGACACGACATCTTCTACCGAGTCGTCCCCCTTCAGTTCGCCGCTTCTGACCAGATGCCCCGCCAAGTCGTCCATCTTCAAGACGCTGAGCCATGAACTGCTGCTCTCCAGGAACATCAGGAAGGCCACGGTGTCCAGGAATAACTCCCTGTCCACGGACGAAGGCAGCTCGACCGACAACAGTCCCAACGTGATGAGGAGGGCATCGGACGGTTTAGGCGAGGGCCTCCCCGGCTGCTACAGCCTGGCGCCCCCGACCATCTTCCCCGTGGATTTGACCCTGCATAAAGAGCGGGTCATGAAAGAAAGAATGGTGCCCGTCGGGAAGGACGGCAGCCTGAGACTCTCGGCGGAGTACTGCCCGGACAACCAAAGACTGAGGGTCCGGCTGATCAGTGCCGAAGGCCTGTACCCTTTGTCCGTAGACTGCAAGATCATCAACTGCAGCGTCAGCATCTCGCTAGCTCCGGGCAAAGTCCAGAAGCAGCGCAGCACAGTCATCCGAAAGAGCCGCAATCCCATCTTCAACGAAGATTTCTTTTTCGACGGCATCTCGGAGGAAGACCTCGCCGGTCGCTCCCTTCGCTTCAAAGTGGTCAACAAAATGTCCACTCTGAAAAGAGACTATATGCTGGGTAGCTGTGATCTCCCTCTTGGTAGCCTTGTCACCTTAAGCAATTAG